The genomic segment AGAGCCCACCCGGGCCAGGAAGGGGCCGGGGTCCTCCGGGGGGTCCCGTGGGTGCGGGATCCTCGGCGAGCCGGGGGGCGTGGGGCGGGAgagggggcagggatggggtggggggTGTGAGGTTCAGCATTCCTGGACCCTCAGGAATGTTCGGGTAGCGGGGGAAGGTCCCggtggggcaggcaggagttCTGGGGGGCGCTGGGATGAGGGGTGGGTGGGAGAGagctccccccgccccgctgGGGAGGAAACACCGAGCCCTCCCCTCCCGCGCTGCCCCTGCCAAGCGGATCCAAGAACTTTGGAAAACAAGCACAGGCAGCGGGGAGGGCCAGGAAAAAACGGGGCAGAGGAGCCCTTTCCCCACCTTTCCCGGGGCTGCCCCTTCTCCAGCCGCCGGCCGCTGAGTCCGAGGCTGCGATGTGTCAGCAGTGCCGAAAACTGCCTTATTAGGAGAGAAAGGACCGGTGAAAATCGGTTCTTTGCTGAAAGCCCTTGCTCCGAGCCTGTGGGTGCCAGCCTGCGCTCGTTCCTTCGGGAATGACTAGACATGAGCTCATGAGAGGTGAGAGCATCCTCCCACCGACCCCACCGGCTCCTGGCGGCGGCAGGAACAGCCCCGGCTCGTCCCCGAGCGTTGTTTTCTCCATCCTGCCCcctccaccaaaaaaaaaagcagccgGGAGAGTGCCAGAGGCAGCCGCAGGTGCCGTGGCGGGGGGACAATGCCGGGATCGGATGACTCTGCAAAGCGCGGAGCTCGCCGGCTCCTGCCGCAGCCCGGGGCTCTGCGTGCGGGGCTCGCTCGGTCTCAGCCATCGCGCATTCCCTGCCCGTGAGGTTATTCCACACCGCCAGAACCCCGGCGAGTTCTCCAGCAGTGCTCACACGGGTCAGGTCGGTGCCGCGGGGGGGGGGTGGCGCTCACAGGTTGGCACCGGAGCAGTTCTTGGGTTTGGGGTCTGGGTTTGTGTCCCTCACTCCTCCTCCGTGGCAGTCAGACACTTTAATAGGGTTTATTagggttttctttccttattttgaaCAGTTTGGGCCCAAGCTGTCACCAGAGGGTtgagcccagccctgtgggtgacacagggacagtcaCAGCCGGGTCGTGGTGGGAccccctggctctggggtgtcACCAGGTGGGGGGGACAGGCTGAGACCTGTTACACTCACTGCTCTGCTTGAcatcccctctccttcccagggaCCTGATGGCACAGCCCGAGCCTCCTCCAGAGCTGCCGCTGGATGAAGCcggagcatccccagccccacaaggagctgctcctcacccagAGCATCCTCACACCCCGCTGGAGCCAGCGGGGAGCGGATCTAAacccctgcacagggacagcccaggctCCAGCCgggagctgcaggctgccagcagggatcCTGCCTTGGAGAAAAAGGCACCGGGGACCCGGGTGGGTGAGGATGCAGCCGGGGCTGGGATCCCCctggatgtggatgtggcagGAATCCCGCTGGACGTGGATGCAGACGGGACAGGAATCCCCCTGGACATGGATGCAGATGGAGTAGAGCTTCCACTGGACGTGGATGAAGGTGGGACAGGGATCCCAGGGGAtgaggatgcagcaggagcCCCTCTGGATGTGGATGAAGGTGGGACAGGGATCCcggaggatgaggatggagcaggagtCCCGCTGGACGTGGATGAAGGTGGGACAGGGATCCCGGAGGATGAGGATGCAGCAGGAGTCCCGCTGGACGTGGATGAAGGTGGGACAGGCATCCCACTGGCCATGGACACAGACAGGGCAGGGATCCCACTGGACATGGACACGGAGGGAGCAGGCAGCCCTCTGGATGCTGACGCCACAGAGCACCAGTGCCTGaccctggaggagctggggaattATTTCCAGGAGTGCATTGAGATcgtggagcagctggagagggagcGGGACAGCCTGATCGCCGAGCTGGCCCAGCTGCGGGAGCCAGCGCTGCAGGAGATCCGCCATGCCCACGAGGAGATCCAGGCCGcctgcaggctgctggccaaggtggagctggagagggacaacCTGCGGGATGAAATCAGGCAGATCAAGCAG from the Prinia subflava isolate CZ2003 ecotype Zambia chromosome 24, Cam_Psub_1.2, whole genome shotgun sequence genome contains:
- the SYNC gene encoding syncoilin isoform X1, whose product is MCSAEPAALGSGGGRDLMAQPEPPPELPLDEAGASPAPQGAAPHPEHPHTPLEPAGSGSKPLHRDSPGSSRELQAASRDPALEKKAPGTRVGEDAAGAGIPLDVDVAGIPLDVDADGTGIPLDMDADGVELPLDVDEGGTGIPGDEDAAGAPLDVDEGGTGIPEDEDGAGVPLDVDEGGTGIPEDEDAAGVPLDVDEGGTGIPLAMDTDRAGIPLDMDTEGAGSPLDADATEHQCLTLEELGNYFQECIEIVEQLERERDSLIAELAQLREPALQEIRHAHEEIQAACRLLAKVELERDNLRDEIRQIKQKLFRVTKECVACQYQLESRRHDLSQHAAYQGELESQAGQLSGELSQLKETCEKEKEVLRQRLEAPPCRQDNLYLQESRRLSAEFESFVAESRRGLEEHYEPQLLRLLERREAGAKALQEMQGEIQGMKEALRPLQGEASRLRLQNRSLEEQIVLVKQKRDEEVGQYREQVEELEDRLKELKNGVQLQQRKNQELEELRTSLHRELSIYKSCLEIYGHLCKSEEKAEQDC
- the SYNC gene encoding syncoilin isoform X2 encodes the protein MAQPEPPPELPLDEAGASPAPQGAAPHPEHPHTPLEPAGSGSKPLHRDSPGSSRELQAASRDPALEKKAPGTRVGEDAAGAGIPLDVDVAGIPLDVDADGTGIPLDMDADGVELPLDVDEGGTGIPGDEDAAGAPLDVDEGGTGIPEDEDGAGVPLDVDEGGTGIPEDEDAAGVPLDVDEGGTGIPLAMDTDRAGIPLDMDTEGAGSPLDADATEHQCLTLEELGNYFQECIEIVEQLERERDSLIAELAQLREPALQEIRHAHEEIQAACRLLAKVELERDNLRDEIRQIKQKLFRVTKECVACQYQLESRRHDLSQHAAYQGELESQAGQLSGELSQLKETCEKEKEVLRQRLEAPPCRQDNLYLQESRRLSAEFESFVAESRRGLEEHYEPQLLRLLERREAGAKALQEMQGEIQGMKEALRPLQGEASRLRLQNRSLEEQIVLVKQKRDEEVGQYREQVEELEDRLKELKNGVQLQQRKNQELEELRTSLHRELSIYKSCLEIYGHLCKSEEKAEQDC